From the Rhodoferax sp. WC2427 genome, one window contains:
- a CDS encoding 2OG-Fe(II) oxygenase: protein MPKPGAAAQTATPALRKWIVEQADAGFAPDVVLASMLASGWDEAVAAATLHATMAAHQHQAPKPAAAPVPSPALDGSPLWLDAGDRQVAVLSVLRIPRLVVLGGLLSDEECDALVELARPRLSRSLTVETQSGGEEVHVDRTSDGMFFQRGENPLIQRIESRIAHLLQWPETHGEGLQVLQYQPGAEYKPHYDYFDPHEPGTPHILERGGQRVATLIIYLQSPELGGATLFPDVQLEVAPQRGNAVFFSYDRPHPCSQSLHGGAPVLAGEKWIATKWLRQHEFN from the coding sequence ATGCCTAAACCCGGTGCCGCCGCACAGACCGCCACCCCCGCGCTGCGCAAATGGATCGTCGAGCAGGCCGATGCCGGGTTTGCACCCGACGTGGTGCTGGCGTCCATGCTGGCGTCGGGTTGGGACGAAGCGGTGGCGGCAGCCACCCTGCACGCCACGATGGCCGCCCACCAGCACCAGGCCCCCAAGCCCGCAGCGGCCCCGGTGCCCAGCCCTGCGCTGGACGGCTCGCCGCTGTGGCTGGACGCGGGCGACCGCCAGGTGGCGGTGCTGTCGGTGCTGCGCATTCCGCGGCTGGTGGTGCTGGGCGGCCTGCTCAGCGACGAAGAATGCGACGCGCTGGTGGAACTGGCGCGCCCGCGCCTGAGCCGCTCGCTGACGGTGGAAACCCAAAGCGGCGGCGAAGAAGTGCACGTCGACCGCACCAGCGACGGCATGTTTTTCCAGCGCGGCGAAAACCCCCTCATCCAGCGCATCGAATCCCGCATCGCCCACCTGCTGCAGTGGCCCGAGACCCATGGCGAAGGCCTGCAGGTGTTGCAGTACCAGCCGGGCGCGGAGTACAAGCCGCACTACGACTACTTTGACCCGCACGAGCCGGGCACCCCCCACATCCTGGAGCGCGGCGGCCAGCGCGTGGCCACGCTGATCATCTACCTGCAGTCCCCCGAGCTGGGCGGTGCGACGTTGTTTCCGGATGTGCAACTGGAAGTGGCCCCGCAGCGCGGCAACGCCGTGTTCTTCAGCTACGACCGGCCCCACCCCTGCAGCCAGAGCCTGCACGGCGGCGCGCCGGTGCTGGCGGGCGAAAAGTGGATCGCCACCAAATGGTTGCGGCAGCACGAATTTAATTGA
- a CDS encoding lipase secretion chaperone, with translation MAAVVWWRHGGLDAPTVAASAGAVPGARAPFVPSMQGTQPDGDLQALRVAGMQTSPAAYTQLVRMFDYYLSAVGEASTEAIRQRIAHELDLALSPAQAQDAKRLLGLYLAFKRALVELEQDPALAGNGVQAIRQRMLAVQQLRERYFTAEEVQGMFGFEDRYDADALARLAIDQDARLSAAQKKSQLAALDAALPAALLADRNANQALLNNQQQALDMRAKGASDDDVYRMRSQAFGTQAASRLAEVDREEQAWQSRMAAYLAARNAILSAEGTGSEDQRQQALAQLQQSHFSEDERRRLVAYEK, from the coding sequence GTGGCTGCGGTCGTATGGTGGCGGCACGGCGGCCTGGATGCGCCGACTGTTGCTGCCAGCGCAGGGGCGGTGCCCGGAGCGCGCGCACCCTTCGTGCCCTCCATGCAGGGCACCCAGCCCGATGGCGATCTGCAGGCGCTGCGCGTGGCAGGCATGCAGACCAGCCCGGCGGCCTATACGCAGTTGGTGCGGATGTTCGACTACTACCTGAGTGCCGTGGGGGAGGCGAGTACCGAAGCCATCCGCCAGCGTATTGCCCACGAGCTTGACCTGGCCCTGTCGCCCGCCCAGGCCCAGGATGCCAAGCGGCTGTTGGGCCTGTACCTGGCTTTCAAGCGCGCCTTGGTCGAGCTGGAGCAGGACCCTGCGTTGGCGGGTAACGGCGTTCAGGCTATCCGCCAGCGGATGCTGGCGGTGCAACAGTTGCGCGAGCGCTATTTCACTGCCGAAGAGGTGCAGGGGATGTTTGGCTTTGAAGACCGTTATGACGCGGATGCCCTGGCCCGCTTGGCTATCGACCAGGACGCGCGGCTGAGCGCGGCCCAGAAAAAGTCCCAGCTCGCCGCACTCGATGCGGCCCTGCCTGCGGCCTTGCTGGCAGATCGCAACGCCAACCAGGCTCTGCTCAACAACCAGCAGCAGGCTTTGGACATGCGTGCCAAAGGTGCCAGCGACGACGATGTCTACCGCATGCGGTCCCAGGCTTTTGGCACCCAGGCCGCATCGCGGCTGGCCGAGGTGGACCGCGAGGAGCAAGCCTGGCAGAGCCGCATGGCGGCTTACCTGGCAGCGCGCAATGCCATTCTCAGCGCCGAAGGCACGGGCTCGGAAGACCAGCGCCAGCAGGCTTTGGCCCAGCTACAGCAGAGCCATTTCAGCGAGGATGAACGCCGACGGTTGGTGGCGTACGAGAAATAA
- the queF gene encoding NADPH-dependent 7-cyano-7-deazaguanine reductase QueF (Catalyzes the NADPH-dependent reduction of 7-cyano-7-deazaguanine (preQ0) to 7-aminomethyl-7-deazaguanine (preQ1) in queuosine biosynthesis), with product MSNANTPDQSQLGKSSAYIDQYDASLLFPIPRATKRAEIGLTDTTTPFFGADLWTAFELSWLNLRGKPQVALAHITVPCETPNIVESKSFKLYLNSFNNTRFADAAAVQARIRTDISEAAWRGSDTPASVGVRVLLPEMFDREPVHELDGLSLDRLDMDFDTYSPDPTLLSAALLEAPVSEVLTSNLLKSNCLVTGQPDWGSVQIRYSGPQIDQAGLLKYLVSFRNHNEFHEQCVERIFMELWTRCQPIKLTVYARYTRRGGLDINPFRTSHPGTLPANIRTARQ from the coding sequence GTGAGCAATGCCAACACCCCCGACCAGTCCCAGCTGGGCAAATCCTCGGCCTACATCGACCAGTACGATGCTTCGCTGCTGTTCCCCATTCCCCGCGCCACCAAGCGCGCCGAAATCGGCCTGACCGACACCACCACGCCGTTCTTCGGGGCCGACCTGTGGACGGCGTTTGAGTTGAGCTGGTTGAACCTGCGCGGCAAGCCGCAGGTGGCGCTAGCGCACATCACCGTGCCCTGCGAAACGCCCAACATCGTGGAGAGCAAGTCCTTCAAGCTCTACCTGAACAGCTTCAACAACACCCGCTTTGCCGATGCCGCCGCGGTGCAGGCCCGCATCCGCACCGACATCAGCGAAGCCGCCTGGCGCGGCAGCGACACACCGGCCAGCGTGGGCGTGCGTGTCCTGCTGCCTGAGATGTTTGACCGTGAACCGGTGCACGAGCTCGACGGCCTGAGCCTGGACCGGCTGGACATGGATTTCGACACCTACAGCCCCGACCCCACGCTGCTCAGCGCCGCGCTGCTTGAAGCCCCGGTGTCCGAGGTGCTGACCAGCAACCTGCTCAAAAGCAACTGCCTGGTCACCGGACAGCCCGACTGGGGCAGCGTACAGATCCGCTACAGCGGCCCGCAGATCGACCAGGCCGGGCTGCTCAAATATTTGGTGAGTTTTCGCAACCACAACGAATTCCACGAGCAGTGCGTGGAGCGCATCTTCATGGAACTCTGGACCCGCTGCCAGCCCATCAAGCTGACGGTCTACGCCCGCTACACGCGCCGCGGCGGGCTGGACATCAACCCGTTCCGCACCAGCCACCCGGGCACGCTGCCCGCCAACATCCGCACCGCGCGGCAGTAA
- a CDS encoding substrate-binding periplasmic protein has product MRIPLVSLVLLGAAAAGHAAVQMATFPIPGHVESDTKGLFIELVREVAKQAQTDIQIQVMPPPRAVQGFLGGSFGGLFPALDVNFAANQPIARTSESIDCKEDFVFTKKGSPFLKTLADLKGKRVGITRGYPYAREVTDSSAFAVETANTDEANIQKLVAGYLDAFVLDEKTGLKAFEKLGMAAQMQYAAKVPVSRQDVYYAFQNTAEGKDLADKFSQALKKMKQSGQFQKITQGITFAHGCAKAN; this is encoded by the coding sequence ATGCGCATCCCATTGGTTTCTCTGGTCCTGCTCGGCGCGGCGGCCGCGGGGCATGCGGCGGTGCAAATGGCCACGTTTCCCATTCCCGGGCATGTGGAAAGCGACACCAAGGGCCTGTTTATCGAGCTGGTCCGCGAAGTGGCCAAACAGGCGCAGACCGACATCCAGATCCAGGTCATGCCGCCACCCCGGGCGGTACAAGGCTTTTTGGGCGGCAGCTTCGGCGGCCTGTTTCCGGCGCTGGATGTCAACTTTGCGGCCAACCAGCCCATCGCCCGTACCAGCGAATCCATCGACTGCAAAGAAGATTTCGTTTTCACCAAAAAGGGCAGTCCGTTCCTGAAAACCCTGGCGGACCTGAAAGGCAAGCGCGTGGGCATCACCCGCGGCTACCCCTACGCGCGCGAGGTCACCGACAGCAGCGCCTTCGCGGTCGAGACCGCCAACACCGACGAGGCCAACATCCAAAAGCTGGTGGCCGGGTACCTGGACGCCTTTGTGCTCGACGAAAAGACCGGCCTCAAGGCGTTCGAGAAACTGGGCATGGCAGCGCAGATGCAGTACGCCGCCAAGGTGCCGGTGTCACGGCAAGACGTGTACTACGCGTTCCAGAACACCGCCGAGGGCAAAGACCTGGCCGACAAGTTCTCGCAGGCCCTGAAAAAAATGAAGCAGAGCGGCCAGTTCCAGAAGATCACCCAGGGCATCACTTTCGCCCACGGCTGCGCCAAGGCAAACTAG
- a CDS encoding NAD-dependent succinate-semialdehyde dehydrogenase, giving the protein MTTMTSPLALLNDPTLLQTDGLIGAEWVAAAQRFTVHDPATGLPLASVANLDASHALQAVAAAEAAGPAWRARPAKERASLMLRWFHLVHQHADDLARLMTAEQGKPLAESRGEVAFGASFIEWFAEESRRIYGETIPTTDPDKRYLVIRQPIGVCAAITPWNFPIAMVTRKLAPALAAGCTVVLKPAEQTPLCALALAGLAQRAGLPPGVINVVPGDGANSIAIGRAWCENDAVRHLSFTGSTEVGRILMRQCAPSIKKLSLELGGNAPFIVFDDADLDAAVEGAMASKYRNAGQTCVCANRFYVQDSVYDRFVDKLAAKARAIQVGNGFDAGVQQGPLIDADALAKVEAHVQDALALGARLVCGGARVGERSYAPTVLADATAAMLCAREETFGPMAPVFRFHTEAEVIALANATEAGLASYFYSRDIGRIFRVGEALEYGMVGVNTGLISTAEVPFGGVKQSGLGREGSRHGMDDYVELKYLCLAGMAS; this is encoded by the coding sequence ATGACCACCATGACCTCCCCCCTGGCACTGCTGAACGACCCCACCCTGCTCCAAACCGACGGCCTGATCGGGGCCGAATGGGTCGCCGCAGCGCAGCGCTTTACCGTGCACGACCCCGCCACCGGCCTGCCGCTGGCCTCCGTTGCCAACCTCGATGCCAGCCACGCGTTGCAGGCCGTGGCGGCCGCCGAGGCCGCAGGCCCGGCCTGGCGCGCCCGCCCGGCCAAGGAACGCGCCAGCCTGATGCTGCGCTGGTTCCATCTGGTCCACCAGCACGCCGACGACCTGGCCCGGCTGATGACGGCAGAGCAGGGCAAGCCCCTGGCCGAATCGCGCGGCGAGGTAGCCTTTGGTGCCAGCTTCATCGAGTGGTTTGCCGAGGAATCGCGGCGCATCTACGGCGAGACCATTCCCACCACCGACCCCGACAAGCGCTACCTGGTGATCCGCCAGCCCATTGGCGTGTGCGCGGCCATCACGCCGTGGAACTTCCCCATCGCCATGGTCACCCGCAAGCTGGCCCCGGCCCTGGCCGCTGGCTGCACCGTGGTGCTCAAGCCCGCCGAGCAAACCCCGCTGTGCGCGCTGGCGCTGGCCGGGCTGGCGCAGCGCGCCGGTCTGCCGCCGGGGGTCATCAACGTGGTGCCCGGCGATGGTGCCAACTCCATCGCCATTGGCCGCGCCTGGTGCGAGAACGATGCCGTGCGCCACCTGTCGTTCACCGGCAGCACCGAGGTGGGCCGCATCCTGATGCGCCAGTGCGCGCCCAGCATCAAGAAGCTGTCGCTGGAGCTGGGTGGCAATGCGCCCTTCATCGTCTTTGACGATGCCGATCTGGATGCCGCCGTGGAAGGCGCCATGGCCAGCAAGTACCGCAACGCCGGGCAAACCTGCGTCTGCGCCAACCGCTTCTATGTGCAAGACAGCGTGTACGACCGCTTCGTGGACAAACTCGCCGCCAAGGCCCGCGCCATCCAGGTCGGCAACGGCTTCGACGCGGGCGTGCAGCAAGGCCCGCTGATCGATGCCGACGCACTGGCCAAGGTAGAAGCCCACGTACAGGACGCGCTGGCCCTGGGCGCGCGCCTGGTCTGCGGCGGCGCACGCGTGGGCGAGCGCAGCTACGCCCCCACGGTGCTGGCCGATGCCACGGCCGCCATGCTGTGCGCCCGCGAGGAAACCTTTGGCCCCATGGCGCCGGTGTTCCGCTTCCATACCGAGGCCGAAGTGATCGCCCTGGCCAACGCCACCGAGGCCGGGCTGGCCAGCTACTTCTACAGCCGCGACATCGGCCGCATTTTCCGCGTGGGCGAGGCGCTGGAGTACGGCATGGTGGGGGTCAACACCGGGCTGATTTCCACCGCCGAGGTGCCGTTTGGCGGTGTCAAGCAGTCGGGCCTGGGCCGCGAGGGATCGCGCCACGGCATGGACGACTACGTGGAGCTGAAATACCTGTGCCTGGCGGGCATGGCATCCTAG
- a CDS encoding TSUP family transporter, which translates to MTLSQHLLFLLCAATAGYVQNLTGFAFGLVLLGLVGLLGVASIADVANVVSMLTLVNAAVLYYATRPKFETRILLPTLAASQVGVVAGVLLVNWLSSGLVVVLGLLLGLTIIGCAALLARTAQALAQRSSTTSFVAVGLVSGVLGGLFSTAGPPLVYHLYRQPLPQRAIRDTLVAIFAANAVLRLGMMLPTGHVSSNALLLSLETVPLVLLQTGWMARHPSRLQPATVKRIVCLLLALVGCSLVASSLHALHIFR; encoded by the coding sequence ATGACCTTATCGCAGCACCTGCTTTTTCTGCTCTGCGCGGCCACCGCAGGCTATGTGCAGAACCTCACCGGCTTCGCCTTCGGGCTGGTGCTGCTGGGCCTGGTGGGCCTGCTGGGCGTGGCCTCGATTGCCGACGTGGCCAATGTGGTCAGCATGCTCACGCTGGTCAATGCCGCGGTGCTGTACTACGCCACACGGCCCAAGTTCGAGACCCGCATCCTGCTGCCCACGCTGGCAGCCAGCCAAGTGGGCGTGGTGGCGGGCGTGCTGCTGGTGAACTGGCTCAGCAGCGGCCTGGTGGTGGTGCTGGGCCTGTTGCTGGGCCTGACCATCATTGGCTGCGCGGCGTTGCTGGCCCGCACCGCGCAGGCCCTGGCACAGCGCTCGTCGACCACCAGCTTCGTGGCGGTGGGGCTTGTCTCCGGGGTGCTGGGCGGGCTGTTTTCTACCGCCGGGCCGCCGCTGGTGTACCACCTGTACCGGCAGCCCCTGCCCCAGCGTGCCATCCGCGACACCCTGGTGGCCATTTTTGCCGCCAACGCGGTGCTGCGCCTGGGCATGATGCTGCCCACCGGGCATGTCAGCAGCAACGCCCTGCTACTGAGCCTGGAGACGGTGCCGCTGGTGCTGCTGCAAACCGGGTGGATGGCCCGCCACCCGTCGCGCTTGCAGCCCGCCACGGTCAAACGCATCGTCTGCCTGCTGCTGGCGCTGGTGGGTTGCAGCCTGGTGGCTTCGTCCTTGCACGCCCTGCACATTTTTAGATAA
- a CDS encoding esterase-like activity of phytase family protein, which yields MHRTSILSLVLASLFAATAAQATPTLIAIGTLGGSADLSGLTGTLENGLAGNVLGGLGSGLAWAGGNTFVATPDRGPNATAYNSQVDDTTSYIARFQTLKLDLAATASGKLPYTLTPTLTATTLLSSASPLVYGSGTAAGLPNGAPVQNSAGVNYFTGRSDNFDASQPSTSPNNARLDPEAVRVSKDGKSVFISDEYGPFVYQFDRATGQRLKTFALPNNLAISTLSAQGAVEIAGNTTGRVTNKGMEGLAISPDGTTLIGIMQASLEQDKNKMVRIVTIDIATGATHEYAYQLTTGSGVSEIVALNNHQFLVDERDGKGLGDGSTAVVKQLFRIDLAGATDVGSLTGSAADQAALKAAAVKKTLVLDLVNVLTANGIAADQIPSKIEGLAFGDDITLDGVLSHTLYVANDNDFVPGLAGDNKIFVFALSDADLGATFTQQQIPEPESLALVLLGLGVMGGLQRRKTGLLQK from the coding sequence ATGCACCGCACCTCCATCCTTTCGCTCGTCCTTGCCTCGTTGTTCGCCGCCACGGCCGCACAGGCCACGCCCACGCTGATCGCCATCGGCACCCTGGGCGGTAGCGCCGACCTGTCGGGCCTGACCGGCACCCTGGAAAACGGCCTGGCCGGCAATGTACTGGGCGGCCTGGGTTCCGGCCTGGCCTGGGCCGGTGGCAACACCTTTGTGGCCACGCCCGACCGCGGCCCCAACGCCACCGCCTACAACAGCCAGGTGGACGACACCACCTCCTACATCGCCCGCTTCCAGACCCTGAAGCTGGACCTGGCGGCCACCGCCTCGGGCAAGCTGCCCTACACCCTGACCCCCACGCTCACCGCCACCACGCTGCTCAGCAGCGCCAGCCCGCTGGTCTACGGCAGCGGCACGGCGGCAGGCCTGCCGAACGGCGCACCGGTGCAGAACAGCGCCGGGGTCAACTACTTCACCGGCCGCTCGGACAATTTCGATGCCAGCCAGCCCTCCACCAGCCCGAACAACGCCCGGCTCGACCCCGAGGCGGTGCGCGTCTCCAAAGACGGCAAGAGCGTGTTCATCTCGGACGAATACGGCCCCTTTGTGTACCAGTTCGACCGCGCCACCGGCCAGCGTCTCAAAACCTTTGCCCTGCCCAACAACCTGGCCATCAGCACCCTCAGCGCCCAGGGCGCGGTGGAAATCGCGGGCAACACCACGGGCCGGGTGACCAACAAGGGCATGGAAGGCCTGGCGATCTCGCCCGACGGCACCACGCTGATCGGCATCATGCAGGCCTCGCTGGAGCAGGACAAAAACAAGATGGTGCGCATCGTCACCATCGACATCGCCACCGGCGCCACGCACGAATACGCCTACCAGCTCACCACCGGCTCCGGCGTGAGCGAAATCGTGGCACTGAACAACCACCAGTTCCTGGTGGACGAGCGCGACGGCAAGGGCCTGGGCGACGGCAGCACCGCCGTGGTCAAGCAGCTCTTTCGCATCGACCTGGCCGGTGCCACCGACGTGGGCAGCCTCACCGGATCTGCCGCCGACCAGGCCGCGCTGAAAGCCGCCGCAGTCAAGAAGACCCTGGTGCTGGACCTGGTGAATGTGCTCACCGCCAACGGCATTGCCGCCGACCAGATCCCGTCCAAGATCGAAGGCTTGGCGTTCGGCGACGACATCACCCTGGACGGCGTGCTGTCGCACACCTTGTACGTGGCCAACGACAACGACTTTGTGCCGGGCCTGGCGGGCGACAACAAGATCTTCGTCTTTGCCCTCAGCGATGCCGACCTGGGTGCCACCTTCACCCAGCAGCAGATTCCCGAGCCTGAAAGCCTGGCGCTGGTGCTGCTGGGCCTGGGCGTGATGGGGGGCCTGCAGCGCCGCAAAACAGGCTTGCTACAAAAATAG
- the yaaA gene encoding peroxide stress protein YaaA, producing MLFLLSPAKALDFETPATGQHHTQPLFTRQSAQLIALLREKSPLQIAELMHLSDALSALNVARYQAWSPTFTARNAKQAVLAFNGDVYGGLNAASLPADALAWTQEHLCILSGLYGVLRPLDWMQPYRLEMGTRLANPQGANLYKFWGTQISVYLNQRLRADATPVVVNLASQEYFKAVDRKALKARVVECVFEELRSNGQYKVISFMAKRARGLMVRFAAEHRLSLPGQLQGFDREGYGFDAARSEPDRLVFRRNGAAHA from the coding sequence ATGTTGTTTTTGTTGTCGCCTGCCAAGGCCCTGGACTTTGAAACGCCCGCCACGGGCCAGCACCACACCCAGCCCTTGTTTACCCGGCAGTCGGCCCAGTTGATTGCGCTGCTGCGCGAGAAGTCACCCCTGCAAATTGCCGAGCTGATGCACCTCAGCGATGCCTTGTCGGCCCTGAACGTGGCCCGCTACCAGGCCTGGAGCCCCACCTTCACCGCCCGCAACGCCAAGCAGGCGGTACTGGCCTTCAATGGCGATGTCTACGGTGGGCTGAACGCCGCCAGCCTGCCCGCCGACGCGCTGGCCTGGACGCAGGAGCACCTGTGCATCCTCAGCGGCCTGTACGGCGTGCTGCGCCCGCTGGACTGGATGCAACCCTACCGGCTGGAGATGGGCACCCGGCTGGCCAACCCGCAGGGGGCTAACCTGTACAAGTTCTGGGGCACGCAGATATCGGTCTACCTGAACCAGCGCCTGCGCGCCGATGCCACGCCGGTGGTGGTGAACCTGGCCTCGCAAGAGTATTTCAAGGCGGTGGACCGCAAGGCGCTCAAGGCCCGGGTGGTCGAGTGCGTGTTTGAAGAGCTGCGCAGCAACGGCCAGTACAAGGTCATCAGCTTCATGGCCAAACGCGCGCGCGGACTGATGGTACGGTTTGCCGCCGAGCACCGCCTGAGCCTGCCCGGGCAGCTGCAGGGCTTCGATCGGGAGGGGTATGGTTTTGATGCGGCCCGCTCCGAGCCCGACCGGCTGGTGTTTAGACGCAATGGAGCCGCCCATGCCTAA
- a CDS encoding response regulator, which yields MRQAVWNFDPEMIEVLAKGAARASVVTGLVVVDKEGVVQTTQGRVPTTADNSALPFWQRTAVRTIALQSLGSGNGNTNGLDAIGTIRIYTHFSVIFERLTSSLLALATNALLVGLGLWVVLALSINRVLSRPLVALTQAVTSLNMAADPSKYQNIPYPDKNELGVLVAALNSLWLRLLEAKESLEATVDNRTQELKATSQQLALRAGQLERSAEQLRRILEDSPIAVRILTLDKKFVFANKRFYDLFNGGSSTVSRTDMEYIYKNKEDYYTLARMIRISGTAGPPRLMEFIKSDGTTFWSMTTVVKVHYDDTECSLGWFFDVTELRQAREAAEAATEVKANFLANMSHEIRTPMNGIIGLSRLALKTDLNPKQLDYLQKIQSSGNHLLGIINDILDFSKIEAGKLNIENIDFSLGHILDDIADMMAEKVQLKGLEFSVDIDASVPPVLVGDPLRLRQILLNYCNNALKFTETGHIRLVARGKMASATSVLLRCTVEDTGIGMAPAQQSQLFQSFSQVDASITRRFGGTGLGLAICKHLAGLMGGSVGLDSSLGQGSSFWFTALLGVVQAQPSASPHTATPVADDNPANLAALAGARILLVEDNEINQMVAAELLQSTGFVVAIAENGQIAVDMVQAQAYDIVLMDMQMPVMDGLTATRAIRQIRRLDHLPIVAMTANAMQQDAERCAAAGMQDFVTKPIEPLRLWAALLRWVKLPQGLARPVAPASAVALDTPEPELPNVPGLDIAAGLNRVAGNRKLYASLLQRFAQGQKSLVAQVQAALEADDWALAERLAHTAKGVAGNIGALPIQQLAQPLEAAIAARSPRAQIDALLHALDVPLQALVAHLAHLAPLDGAAAPAAQLHPPPVDPRQARFLCAQLETLLLDSDADSIHFLQQHASSLRQVLGTQFEALEKTIGDFDFDAATQCLQHAMKA from the coding sequence ATGCGGCAGGCTGTGTGGAATTTCGACCCGGAGATGATCGAGGTGCTGGCCAAAGGCGCGGCGCGGGCCTCGGTGGTTACCGGGCTGGTGGTGGTGGACAAGGAAGGCGTGGTCCAGACCACCCAAGGCCGGGTACCCACCACGGCCGACAACAGCGCCCTGCCCTTTTGGCAACGAACGGCAGTGCGCACCATCGCCCTGCAGTCCTTGGGCAGCGGCAACGGCAACACCAATGGCCTGGACGCCATTGGCACCATCCGCATCTACACCCATTTTTCGGTGATTTTCGAGCGGCTGACCTCCAGTCTGCTGGCCTTGGCCACCAATGCCCTGCTGGTGGGCCTGGGGCTGTGGGTGGTGCTGGCCTTGTCGATCAACCGGGTGCTGTCGCGCCCGCTGGTGGCATTGACCCAGGCGGTGACCTCTCTGAATATGGCCGCCGATCCGTCCAAGTACCAGAACATCCCCTACCCGGACAAAAATGAACTGGGGGTATTGGTGGCGGCACTCAACAGCCTGTGGCTGCGCCTGCTGGAGGCCAAAGAATCGCTGGAAGCCACGGTCGACAACCGCACCCAGGAGCTCAAGGCCACCAGCCAGCAGCTGGCCCTGCGGGCCGGGCAACTGGAACGCAGCGCAGAGCAGCTGCGGCGCATTCTGGAAGACAGCCCGATTGCGGTACGTATCCTGACGCTGGACAAGAAATTTGTGTTTGCCAACAAGCGGTTTTACGACCTGTTCAATGGCGGCAGCAGCACCGTCTCCCGCACCGACATGGAGTACATCTACAAAAACAAGGAAGACTATTACACCCTGGCCCGGATGATCCGCATCTCCGGAACGGCCGGCCCGCCGCGCCTGATGGAGTTCATCAAATCCGACGGCACGACGTTTTGGTCCATGACGACGGTGGTGAAAGTCCATTACGACGATACCGAATGCTCACTGGGCTGGTTTTTTGATGTGACCGAACTGCGCCAGGCCCGCGAAGCCGCCGAAGCCGCCACCGAGGTCAAAGCCAATTTCCTGGCCAATATGAGCCATGAAATCCGCACCCCCATGAACGGCATTATTGGTTTGAGCCGACTGGCGCTGAAAACCGATTTGAATCCCAAGCAGCTGGATTACCTCCAGAAAATCCAAAGCTCGGGCAACCATTTGCTCGGCATCATCAACGATATTCTGGATTTTTCCAAAATCGAGGCGGGCAAACTCAATATCGAAAACATCGATTTCTCGCTGGGCCATATTCTGGACGACATTGCCGACATGATGGCCGAGAAAGTCCAGCTCAAGGGGCTGGAGTTTTCGGTAGACATCGACGCAAGCGTGCCACCCGTGCTGGTCGGCGACCCGCTGCGGCTGCGGCAAATCCTGCTGAACTACTGCAACAACGCCCTCAAATTCACCGAGACCGGCCACATCCGGCTGGTCGCGCGCGGCAAGATGGCATCGGCCACCAGCGTGCTGTTGCGCTGCACGGTGGAAGACACCGGCATCGGCATGGCCCCGGCGCAGCAAAGCCAGCTGTTCCAAAGCTTTTCGCAGGTGGATGCGTCCATCACCCGGCGCTTTGGTGGCACCGGCCTGGGGCTGGCAATTTGCAAGCACCTGGCGGGGTTGATGGGCGGCTCGGTGGGGCTGGACTCCAGCCTGGGCCAGGGCAGCAGCTTCTGGTTTACCGCCCTGCTGGGGGTGGTCCAGGCCCAACCGTCGGCCAGCCCGCACACCGCCACGCCCGTGGCAGACGACAACCCTGCGAACCTGGCGGCTCTGGCAGGCGCGCGCATCCTGCTGGTGGAAGACAACGAAATCAACCAGATGGTGGCGGCCGAGCTGCTGCAGTCCACCGGGTTTGTGGTGGCGATTGCCGAGAACGGCCAGATCGCCGTAGACATGGTGCAGGCCCAGGCCTATGACATCGTGCTGATGGACATGCAAATGCCGGTGATGGATGGCCTGACGGCGACCCGCGCGATCCGCCAGATCCGCCGCCTCGACCACCTGCCCATCGTGGCCATGACCGCCAACGCCATGCAGCAAGACGCCGAGCGCTGTGCCGCCGCTGGCATGCAGGACTTTGTGACCAAGCCCATCGAACCGCTGCGCCTGTGGGCCGCCCTGCTGCGCTGGGTCAAGCTGCCGCAAGGCCTGGCGCGGCCGGTCGCCCCCGCGTCGGCAGTGGCGCTGGACACGCCAGAGCCCGAGCTGCCGAATGTGCCAGGCCTGGACATCGCTGCGGGCCTGAACCGCGTGGCGGGCAACCGCAAGCTCTACGCTTCGCTGCTGCAGCGCTTTGCCCAGGGGCAAAAATCCCTGGTGGCCCAGGTGCAGGCAGCGCTGGAGGCGGACGACTGGGCGCTGGCCGAGCGCCTGGCCCACACCGCCAAAGGCGTGGCCGGCAATATCGGCGCGCTACCGATCCAGCAACTGGCGCAACCGCTGGAAGCTGCGATTGCTGCGCGCAGCCCGCGCGCGCAGATCGATGCGCTCTTGCATGCCCTCGATGTGCCACTGCAAGCCCTGGTGGCCCATCTGGCCCATCTGGCCCCGCTCGACGGCGCGGCAGCACCTGCAGCCCAACTCCACCCACCACCAGTGGATCCGCGGCAGGCACGCTTTTTGTGCGCGCAGCTCGAAACCCTGCTCCTGGACAGCGATGCCGACAGCATCCATTTTCTGCAACAGCACGCCAGCAGCTTGCGCCAGGTGCTGGGGACACAGTTTGAAGCTTTGGAAAAAACCATTGGGGATTTTGATTTCGATGCAGCCACGCAGTGTCTACAACACGCGATGAAGGCGTAA